Proteins found in one Sorghum bicolor cultivar BTx623 chromosome 1, Sorghum_bicolor_NCBIv3, whole genome shotgun sequence genomic segment:
- the LOC110437003 gene encoding non-lysosomal glucosylceramidase-like, with protein MVSGHIFHCRKNSWPAEEYVGRTALQLLDFDGGAPPEQAWRRRLNSHANILKEFSVTFMEAMRMMSLGLRLWSYVREEASHGRKAPIDPFTKERCKPSASQGVPLGGMGSGSISRGFRGEFKNWHIIPGLCESSPVMENQFSIFVSRDGGNKKYSSVLAPGHHEGLKKNSDSGISSWDWNLSGQHSTYHALFPRAWTVYDGEPDPDLKISCRQISPFIPHDYKDSSLPTSVFVYTLVNTGRDRAKVSLLMTWANSIGGFSHNSGGHYNEPFIAEDGVSGVLLHHKTAKDNPPVTFAVAACETQNVNVTVLPVFGLSGENHVSAKEMWNTMQQNGHFDRENFSAGSSMPSSPGQKLCAAVSASTWVEPHGRCTVVFALAWSSPKVKFQKGCTYNRRYTQFYGTSEKSAVNLVHDALTKYKLWEEEIEKWQNPILKDERLPEWYKFTLFNELYFLVAGGTVWTDGQPPAIDEKNSPGSIQQKSSKRGTKDTKQGSVKDNHVNLTVEQVPHGGQMTNSDDHSVSKFAAVHGSQMQEQVNGLKSEEPIPYLISKDGPEHVGKFLYLEGVEYIMWNTYDVHFYASFALLDLFPKIELSIQRDFANAVLYEDRRKVKFLADGTSGIRKVKGAVPHDLGTHDPWHEMNAYNIHDTSKWKDLNPKFVLQIYRDFAATGDMQFGRDVWPAVCAAMDYMDQFDRDGDGLIENDGFPDQTYDAWTVHGISAYCGCLWLAALQAAATMAHRLGDRHFAEKYKLKFIKAKAVYEAKLWNGSYFNYDSGTSSNSRSIQADQLAGQWYTASSGLPPLFDEHKIRTALQKIFEFNVMKVKGGRMGAVNGMTPKGKVDETCMQSREIWTGVTYAVAANMLLHGMEHQGFTTAEGIFIAGWSEEGYGYWFQTPEGWTTDGHYRSLVYMRPLAIWAIQYAVSPPKAILEAPKVNLMDRIHISPHMARAISEISIRKIAPDNRCFPSSAFHCEC; from the exons ATGGTGAGCGGCCACATCTTCCACTGCCGGAAGAACTCGTGGCCGGCGGAGGAGTACGTCGGCCGGACCGCGCTGCAGCTG TTGGATTTCGATGGCGGGGCGCCGCCGGAGCAGGCGTGGCGGAGGCGGCTCAACAGCCACGCTAACATTCTCAAGGAGTTCAGTGTCACCTTCATGGAGGCAATGAGGATG ATGAGCCTTGGCCTGAGACTCTGGTCGTATGTTCGGGAGGAGGCGTCACATGGACGG AAAGCTCCGATCGATCCATTCACAAAAGAGCGCTGTAAACCGTCAGCTTCTCAGGGTGTGCCACTTGGTGGGATGGG GAGCGGTAGCATTTCTAGAGGTTTCAGGGGAGAGTTTAAGAATTGGCACATCATACCTGGTCTGTGTGAGAGTTCGCCGGTCATGGAGAACCAGTTCTCT ATATTTGTATCTCGAGATGGGGGGAATAAGAAATACTCATCAGTTTTGGCTCCTGGACATCATGAAGGTCTGAA GAAAAATAGTGACTCTGGAATTTCTTCATGGGACTGGAATTTGAGTGGTCAACACTCGACCTATCATGCATTGTTCCCTCGGGCATGGACTGTTTATGATG GTGAACCAGATCCAGACCTTAAAATCTCATGTCGTCAAATATCACCTTTCATTCCTCATGATTACAAGGATAGCAGCCTTCCAACATCTGTGTTTGTGTATACT CTAGTAAACACTGGGAGAGACCGTGCAAAAGTAAGCCTGTTAATGACATGGGCG AATTCTATTGGAGGTTTTTCACATAATTCAGGAGGCCACTACAATGAGCCCTTCAT TGCGGAAGATGGAGTATCAGGAGTGCTTCTGCATCACAA AACAGCTAAGGATAATCCACCAGTCACTTTTGCTGTTGCTGCCTGCGAAACTCAGAATGTGAATGTGACAGTCTTGCCAGTGTTTGGCCTTTCTGGAGAAAACCATGTTTCTGCAAAGGAAATGTGGAACACCATGCAACAG AATGGTCACTTCGATCGGGAAAATTTCAGTGCTGGTTCTAGTATGCCTTCTTCTCCAGGACAGAAACTCTGTGCAGCCGTCTCAGCCTCAACTTGGGTAGAGCCACATGGTAGATGTACTGTTGTGTTTGCTCTGGCTTGGTCCTCACCTAAAGTAAAGTTTCAAAAGGGATGCACATATAACAG GAGGTACACCCAATTCTATGGAACTTCTGAGAAATCGGCTGTTAATCTGGTACATGATGCCTTAACAA AATATAAACTTTGGGAAGAAGAAATCGAGAAGTGGCAAAACCCCATACTCAAGGATGAAAGACTTCCAGAATG GTATAAGTTCACTCTTTTTAATGAGCTTTACTTTCTGGTAGCTGGGGGGACCGTTTGGACAG ATGGTCAACCCCCAGCAATCGATGAGAAAAACAGTCCTGGTTCTATTCAGCAGAAGTCCTCAAAGAGGGGCACTAAAGACACTAAACAGGGATCTGTTAAAGATAACCATGTCAACCTGACAGTGGAGCAAGTACCTCATGGTGGTCAAATGACTAATAGTGATGATCACAGTGTATCAAAGTTCGCAGCAGTTCATGGGTCACAAATGCAAGAACAAGTCAATGGACTCAAGTCAGAAGAGCCAATTCCTTACTTGATCTCAAAGGATGGCCCTGAACATGTTGGCAAGTTTTTGTATCTAGAAGGAGTGGAATACATCATGTGGAACACATATGATGTGCATTTCTATGCATCATTTGCTCTCCTTGATTTGTTCCCAAAAATAGAGTTGAGTATCCAACGTGATTTTGCCAATGCTGTGCTGTATGAAGATCGACGCAAAGTAAAATTTTTGGCTGATGGCACATCAGGAATCCGCAAGGTTAAAGGTGCTGTGCCTCATGACCTTGGAACGCATGATCCGTGGCATGAAATGAATGCATATAACATACACGATACAAGCAAATGGAAAGATTTGAACCCCAAATTTGTGCTCCAGATATACAGAGACTTCGCTGCTACAGGTGATATGCAATTCGGTCGAGATGTTTGGCCTGCAGTCTGTGCTGCTATGGACTATATGGATCAATTTgaccgtgatggtgatggtcTCATTGAGAATGATGGATTTCCTGATCAAACCTATGATGCTTGGACTGTTCACGGAATCAGTGCTTACTGTGGTTGCCTATGGCTTGCTGCACTTCAAGCTGCAGCTACAATGGCTCATCGTCTTGGGGATCGGCACTTTGCTGAAAAGTACAAGCTCAAGTTCATAAAAGCCAAAGCAGTATATGAGGCAAAGTTATGGAATGGGTCATATTTCAATTACGACAGCGGCACAAGTAGCAACAGTAGATCCATTCAAGCTGATCAGCTGGCAGGACAGTGGTATACTGCCTCGTCAGGCTTGCCCCCGCTTTTTGACGAGCACAAGATAAGAACTGCTCTGCAGAAAATATTTGAATTCAATGTGATGAAGGTTAAAGGAGGACGGATGGGAGCTGTAAATGGTATGACTCCAAAGGGAAAGGTGGACGAGACATGCATGCAATCTCGTGAAATCTGGACTGGTGTTACATATGCTGTTGCTGCAAATATGCTGCTCCATGGAATGGAGCATCAAGGCTTTACAACCGCAGAAGGAATTTTTATTGCCGGATGGTCAGAAGAAGGATATGG GTATTGGTTCCAAACACCAGAAGGATGGACCACAGATGGGCATTATAGATCCCTCGTATACATGCGGCCTCTTGCCATTTGGGCAATCCAATATGCAGTTTCTCCTCCAAAGGCTATTCTTGAGGCCCCAAAAGTTAACCTGATGGACCGAATACATATATCTCCTCACATGGCCCGAGCAATTAGCGAGATAAGCATTAGAAAGATAGCACCTGACAACAGATGTTTCCCTAGCTCTGCCTTTCATTGTGAATGCTGA